In Heyndrickxia vini, the sequence TTATTTTTACACTGATTTTTGCAACAATATTTGGCTCAATCATTGGGTTGCTCCTTTTTGTGACAAGAAAGGGGAATATTTTAGAGAATCAAACGGTTTCTACGATTCTTAATATCTTAATTAATATTATTCGGCCAATTCCATTCATTATTTTTTTAGTAGCGATTAGTCCTTTGACCCGTGCTGTGATGGGGTCAACTATCGGAACGGCCGCTGCCATTTTTCCGATGACTATTGCAGCATCCTTTGGAATTGCTCGCGTTGTCGAGAATAATTTAGTGTCTATCGATCCTGGAATCATCGAGGCGGCAAAAGCGATGGGTGCCAGTAAACTTCAAATTATTTTTGGCGTATTAATTCGAGAAGCATTAGGACCATTAATCCTTGGTATAACCTTTATTACAGTAGGATTAATCGATTTCTCTGCCATGGCTGGAACTGTTGGTGGCGGCGGTCTCGGAGATTTAGCGATGACATATGGTTA encodes:
- a CDS encoding methionine ABC transporter permease, which encodes MQVDWSTFWPRIFQASGQTITMVIFTLIFATIFGSIIGLLLFVTRKGNILENQTVSTILNILINIIRPIPFIIFLVAISPLTRAVMGSTIGTAAAIFPMTIAASFGIARVVENNLVSIDPGIIEAAKAMGASKLQIIFGVLIREALGPLILGITFITVGLIDFSAMAGTVGGGGLGDLAMTYGYQRFDKSVMIVTVVLLIILVQIAQFIGNYLAKIFLRR